Sequence from the Paenibacillus riograndensis SBR5 genome:
TCAGCGGCGCTATTTTTCTCCGGGCTTGCAGCACTTTTCCCTTCAGTCCCGTAGGGGTCGGAATGACCGGCAGCCCCTGCCGGGTCTTCTGCTTCTGCTTCGCTAAGGCGCCTGCGGATACATCCACAGCCTGGGCATAGGCATCCCCGATCTCTGTGGGCTGAACATGGGTCAGCTGATCGAGAATTTGCCCCGGATCTTCCCCGTGGATGTTCACCTTCTTAGCCTTGGCCGGCTCTTCCTTCCCCTCTCCCGCCAATGCGCCCAAGGCCTCACCCAAGGATGGTTCCTTCGGTGCTCCCTTCTGTGCGGATTCCCCTTTGGCATCCTCTGCCTTGGATTTCTTTTCTGACTTTTCTTCCTTTGCTCCCTTGGACTCTTTGCCTTCGTTCATATTGTTCGCATCTTGGGCTTCGGCCACTTGCGCTTTCCCAGTTTCTGTAGCCTGAGGAGCTGCTGCTTTCTCTTTTCCGTCCGGCCGCTCTTCATCTGCTTTTCCTTTGCCCGCTTCAGCGCCCGAAGGTGAACTTTTCGCCAAAGGTCTGCCCTGCTCTTTGAGTGCAGAGCTGACCTTTGCTATATTGCTAGGCTTTTCATTCTGCTGTGCCTTCGGTTCAGTCTGAGCGCTAAGCGGTTCTACCTTTGCCTTTGCCTGTGCCGGTTCCGGCTTCTGCTCCGGAGGCTGCATCTGCCTACTTACAGTTTCCGGGCTTCCCTGTCCTTGTCCGCCCGGCTTTGCCTCCGGAGAGTTATCTGTTTTTTTCTCATCCTTAGGCCCATCCTTCAGGCTGGATAACAATTGAACTACGGCACGGTTGCCTAAGGTACGCTGGAGCGCCAGCTTGTCTTCCCGGCTCAAAGAAGCCGGATTTTGACGGACACGCCGGATAATCTCTACCGGGTCCGGTAGCTTTGTTGCGGCTGGCCGTACGAACGTCAGTGGATTGCTGTATGGTTTATGGCTGCCCGAAGTGTTCTCTTTCTCCTTGGTCGCGGTTGCTTGGGTCTGCAAGCTGAGTCCCCCCTCTGTAAAAAATCGATCCTATAGAAGATGTAAAATCTATAGCGATTTTTACAGCCGGGATGACAAAGAAAACTATTTTTATTTCCGAACAAAAATAATAAAAGCCACCCCCAGGTGGCCGTAAGCGGGCATATTTATCTGTAACTGATTTCGAACTAAATCCGAGTAATAATCAAATAATTAGAACTTCCGCCCAGCAAAGTTGTGTCATTAGTAGATAACATTCTTAAATCAATTTTGTACCCCGCATTAACTTTTACTTCTACTGAACCAGATACGGCTCCCCCTCCTGTTACCGGACTCGTTCGGTCATCCAGAAAAGTCCAAGGTGTTCCCCCCGTTGAATCGCCCGTATTTAAAAATAAAGCAAGCTGAAGTCTATTTCCAGCCTGTTGAACACCTGTCATCTGCAGCGATGTAATGCGATAGTATCCGGTATGTTTTGCTGTCCATTGATATTTGACGTTATCAAATTCACCGAGCTCATCAAAGGCGCTTTTATCTAATGCGATCCTTGTCCATAAGCCGCCTGTTAAACGTTGAACCGAACCAGCTTGAGCTTTTGTTCTGGTTAGCCCCATTACAGTTTTGCCGTTCTCATCGTGTTGCTCAATTAAAATAGCTGCTCTTCCGGTCCCATTCTCGTCATGGTATTTCCCATCAGAATAGGGAACCGTATTAGCTAACTTGACATATACATCTTGGATTGAAGATCCTCCTGAAAAACCCACTAATTTTTTTAAATTTCTTAAATAACCGCCTGCCTCATCTATCACTATTGATCTGCCTGTAACAACTTCTATAAAATAATTCACTTGTGGTACGGTCCCGTTTATTTTATCACCAATAGCTAATGTGCTTGAACGAACTACAATATTTCTACACTCTGAACTTGCGCCCAGCCTAATATATGCAGGAACAGTTGCCCCATAATTCCCTGTGGATTCATACCAGTTTCCGGCAAACAGCATTGAGAAACATCCGTTAAGCTCAACCGGATAGGTGCCTTGAGAACCTTCCTTAACAAATTGACAATTTAAGAACCTTCCTCCCGTACAATTCACCATAGTAATCGTATTATCGTTACCGAAAGTATATAGCCCTTCGCCTAGAAACTGGTCGCTTTTTTCTTCCATATAAATTGCACACTTATTATAAAAAAGCTGGAGATTGTTAAACCGATTGATATCACTTTGAGTCCCCCATACCCCGTATTCAAAATGTTCAATTTGAGCATCAATTAACTTTATTCCTCCGCCTCTCCAATCTCGTATTCCATAGGTTCCTGTTCCATACCACCCGTTTGATGCACTCACAGCGAACGGGTTTTTTAGATTACCTCTACTTGAGCCTTTATAGATTAGAGAAATCTGTCTTAAAGTAAATCCCTGTTGGCCAGAGAAACCAGGAGTAGATGAATTTCCAAGACTAATAAACTCACCTTCTCCATAAAACTCAAGAATGGTTGCGTTCTCCTGACTTCTTCCGTTGTTGTGGCCGATAAATTCTACAGCCCGGTTATTAATTTGAATTTTTTTATCGACTCGTATGGTGCCTTTTGGAAAAATAAATTTAGTGTTGCCCGAAGCAAGCGCCAGATTAATATTTGCGGATTGATCCTCTCCGTTTGGTTTAACTCCATATAGTGAAATATACACTCCTAAAGTATCGTCCATGGGTTAACCTCTTTCTTTTTATAGTCTGATAAAAGATAATTACTAACAAATAAACTCTATATAAACTGAACTTGAGATTTTTCGATTTTGGGATTTGGCCGTGACTCCAGAGAATGTTTGGACTTCCGGCCGCTGCCCATCTGCAGATTTCTTGATTATAACCGCTGTTCGCGGTGGAAATCCGCAGACAAAGGCGGACGCTACCGCTCCTACAGTTCCAAACTTCCCCTCCATCCCTTTTCCCTTTTGTTCGTTTTTCAAGTTCACTCTATATAGCCTCCTACTTTTCCATGTCCACTGGCTGTCCCGATGCTTTGCGCAGTTCATCTGCCAGGCGGTGGAATTCTGTTCTGGACTCCGCACTGCCTGCAGCCATGTAGGCGGCTTGAATGAAGGCAATGATCTTGTTGGCATCCTCCTTATTCAGCATGTAATCATTCACCTCCCCGGCCCAGCCGTCCGGCTGTTGAATCGTAGCCAGCGTGTTCCACCACCCCACATCGCCGCTGGACTGATTCAAATCCACATTCACACCATAAATCGGCTGCCCCAGCCCTTTGGGGCCATTGTCGTACTGATAGATGTGAATCCCCTCCGCCTTCCGGCCCTTGCTCCAGGCATAGGTCTGCCAGAACCCTGTGCAGGCTTTGGCCGCCATCGCTGCCTCAACAACTGCCGCGCTGCCGTAAACACCAGTCCGAAAATTCCCGGCGGCTTCACCTGCTGCCTTAAGATACTGAATGATCGTGTCCATCTGCTTCGCTGAAGCATCGAAATCTACGGCAAAGTAGATCCGGCTTCCTGCAGGCTGTCCTACAGCCAGCGCCGTTTGAGCAGCGGCCGCCCCGTCAGTCAGACCCGCAGCGCGGCCTCCCAGCGCACGGTTAGCGGCCGTTTCAAACACAGAGACTATTTGCAGTCCGCCTGCGCTGATGGCCGCGGCCTCTGACTTGGTAAGTCTTTTCCAGCCCGACGGCACGAGGTAACGGCAGGCGAATTCATATCCGCCTTCCCGGAACTTCTTCGCTAATGTCTTCGTCAGCGGTGCCGCGCAATCAAATCCCTTGGCCATTGTCCAGCATCTCCTTTCACGTCATCTGGCTGTCTTTTCCTGCTATCCGATTATTATTTTCAGCAAAAGCCCGGCAGCCGCAATAAATAGTCCGGCACTGCTGATGATGGTTCCCACCAGCCACCGCTGGCTCTCCCCTTGCCGTACCTTCAATCTGGCCAGCTCATCCCGCATCTCATCCACACGCAGATGCGCCGATTTACTGCTCTGCATTGCTTCAAGTGCGATATCCCTGGCGCTGTTCATAATATCGAGCTTTGTTTCTACGCGGGTCAACCGTTGAAGAATTTCGTTCATGTCATCTGGCATATCGTACCCCCGGAATGGAGCTGGTTGATCTCTCAATAATGAATATAGACTCCAGACTGCAGCCATTTGTGCCGGGCAGCAGCCTGGACGCTGTTACAATAATGCACCTACACGCTTACGGTTCCATACCTGCAATCAGCTTGCCGGAGGAGTAAACCGTGATTTTATTGGTGTCTGTATAATCTGTAGCCCATGTGTTGAAGGAATAATCGTTAGTCTGCGTATAGGCGGAAAAATTAGATTTCCAGAACGTGCACTGGATTTGCACCTTTTCACCCGGCTTCAAGCTTCCGGCACCGCTGGAGAAGCTGATCTCCAGATAATAATCGCTTCCGTTCTTGCTTGCAGTCTTTTGAAAGCTTCCCTCGGTGTAGGATAGAATGTTTCTGCTGCCGGAGCCGGATACCCGTGAATAATCGGAATAGAAACCCTGCATTTTCTCTCCATCAATGGTGTAGTAATATCTGAGCTTAATGTTTGAGAGCTGAATGGTGCTGCCGCTGGTGTTCTCGAAGGAGATTCTTGGAGAAATCTTACTCGTGACACTGTTTCTGCTGCCGTTATACGATTGGACTTTGAATACCTGAGTAACGGTTACGTACTGGACTGCCGTAGATACATTTCCGTTCGCATCGGTAGCGGTCCAGGTGACAGCTGTTTTTCCAACCGGGAAACCATCCGCAGGAGCATCATTCTCTAACGTGTACCCGAAAATATCGCTCACTGTCGCCTGACCCAAGGATACAGGAGTTTTGACCCCTGTCGCTGCGGCAGCTATGTCCGCTGGTGCTTTCAGCACCGGCTTCGTTGTATCCACCACTGTGATTTTCTGCACGCCTGTGGTTACATTGCCGTTCTCATCGGTTGCCGTCCACTTCACTTCTGTAGTGCCCAGCGCGTAATCCTCTGGAGCATTGCTGGTGACGGTTACCTTGAAAATGTCCGTTCCTGTCGCCAAGCCGATCTCCACTGGAGTCTTCAGCGCGGTCGCTTCGACCGTCTTGTCCACTGGCAGGGTCAGCACCGGCTTCGTGGTATCCACCACCGTGATCTTCTGCACACCTGTGGTTACATTGCCGCTTGCATCAGTTGCCGTCCATTTTACTTCTGTAGTGCCCAGCGGGTAATCCTCTGGAGCGTTGCTGGTGACGGTTACTTTGAAAATGTCCGTTCCTGTCGCCAAGCCGATCTCCACTGGAGTCTTCAGCCCGGTCGCTTCGACCGTCTTGTCGGCTGGCAAAGCCAGAGTCGGTTTCGTCGTATCCACCACTGTGATCTTCTGCACGCCTGTGGTTACATTGCCGTTCGCATCGGTTGCTGTCCAGGTGACTTCCGTTGTCCCCAGCGGGTAATCCTCAGGAGCGTTGCTGGTGACGGTTACTTTGAAAATGTCCGTCCCTGTCGCCAAGCCGATCTCCACTGGAGTCTTAAGCCCGGTCGCTTCGACCGTCTTATCGGCTGGCAGGGTCAGAGCGGGCTTCGTCGTATCCACCAC
This genomic interval carries:
- a CDS encoding DUF1906 domain-containing protein; the protein is MAKGFDCAAPLTKTLAKKFREGGYEFACRYLVPSGWKRLTKSEAAAISAGGLQIVSVFETAANRALGGRAAGLTDGAAAAQTALAVGQPAGSRIYFAVDFDASAKQMDTIIQYLKAAGEAAGNFRTGVYGSAAVVEAAMAAKACTGFWQTYAWSKGRKAEGIHIYQYDNGPKGLGQPIYGVNVDLNQSSGDVGWWNTLATIQQPDGWAGEVNDYMLNKEDANKIIAFIQAAYMAAGSAESRTEFHRLADELRKASGQPVDMEK